From Cardiocondyla obscurior isolate alpha-2009 linkage group LG27, Cobs3.1, whole genome shotgun sequence:
TAATTGAGCATAATATATCgacaaaaacatattttttttcttttacagtcTTTGGCTAAAGTTcacttattcttttttattagcGTCGAGAGAAACATCACCTCACAGAGTGATGAACACTTCTCGCCACATAACGAGTAGTTTGGAAACCAGCCCGACTAGCAGCCGCACTGCAAGTCCTCTGCCACAAGACACCGACGGCGAAGAAGAGGAGTTTATAGATACTGTTGAAGTACGACAACGacatttatgttttatattacatcAATCATTCCGTCTTATCTcacataataatatttttttgattaCAGTCAGCGCCGGAGAAAGCACAAAAAGATGTAATTAAGTCAACTACTACTCCGCAAAAGTTACAAGCCACTGCGAAAAACGGAATTGATCACTCGAGTACAGAGAATGTTAAAGAAAATACTGAATTGACTAATGGATATAGCAATGCTAACGGTCACACAGAAACGGTGTCGGAAAATCATCGAGAAAGAGGTAGACAGAGAACGAAGAAGGACGATAATAAAGTCAATGCGGAATTTCTAAATCAGATTGCAACGACTATGCAGCATTTACAAAGAGATTTAGATCGTATAACGGCTAGAGTAAGAGGTTTAGAAGGGCAAGCCCTGCAAGCATTAGCGCCACAAACGGTATGTAATATCGTTTCTATTAAATATCCTATTTCAATAAGAAGAATAATGTCATACATTGTATTCTCTTGCTATagtgagataaaaaataatattatctcgTTATTTATTCATCGTATCTTATCTATGCCAtctaaaaatgatattaatattttattctatattagGAACGCACCGCTAGACGCACGTATGCGAGATGGTGGCCATTGCGAGAATGCTCCCCACGTTTGTTCGTCTTATTAATACTGTGGCCATTTATCGCTCACTTGATGATCAACTATATGCAGCGTTATCGCCAACGAAGACTGTGATGTCATGGCTGTTTTTCCTACGTAGCCGAGAAGCCTGTTTCCAATGTTTGGATTACTAATATTGAGTTATAGTAAACGTACAGagatttttttagttttatatttcttacaGAGACGAAGCTGTCCTAATGCAATCTGCGATTACATTAGTAAACGTGAAttgtgataaagaaaaataattgactAGGTCAAtctctatatatttttgcatatgcGGCCTGTTTCGGAAGTTGCACACTTTCTCTCGCCTGCAGATTCTCCACTGAATAATGGATCGATTGAATCCTCGGCGAAAGTTCGattgaaaaatacttttgtcTGCAATTATGACCGGGTAAGAAAATTACAATGGCTTAATATATCTTGCttctttatacatttttatgaaacGACACGAAACGTAATTCCAAAAAACACGAAAGGATAGtgtttttttgttactttaatatatttagataTGTGTTGTATTATAGTCAAATGACTTACGTATGCTATAAGTATCCTGTTTTAtcgcatatttaaaaatatgtgaaatatatatatatataaatatagatagaattattttatgttttacgtTCGCTTGTTAatgtatatgttttaaaagaGGCACGTAACTTCCGGGACAATctgtatgaaaaaaaaaaaaaaaaaaaaatacaaaagaggTATAGTTCTATTAATGTTTTCTAAGGTGGATTGTATTATAGTTCTGTAATtctataaattgtaatatatgtatacgggAAAAGTAAATCTTTTTGTACGAGCAGACGTGTACAACAGTCAGttgttatatgtattttatgtgTAAATTGCGTGGGTTAAAACAAAACCG
This genomic window contains:
- the LOC139112181 gene encoding acyl-CoA-binding domain-containing protein 5-B; its protein translation is MTTEEKFNAAVNVIRSLPKNGAYQPSHEIMLRFYSYYKQATEGPCQQSKPAFWEVVKKAKWDAWTRLGNMSRTEAMNNYVEELKKIVETMSYTDNVATFLGSLDSFYESVPAEDLELLVGPVLERMRSQPGSPLSGSPLASRETSPHRVMNTSRHITSSLETSPTSSRTASPLPQDTDGEEEEFIDTVESAPEKAQKDVIKSTTTPQKLQATAKNGIDHSSTENVKENTELTNGYSNANGHTETVSENHRERGRQRTKKDDNKVNAEFLNQIATTMQHLQRDLDRITARVRGLEGQALQALAPQTERTARRTYARWWPLRECSPRLFVLLILWPFIAHLMINYMQRYRQRRL